The following proteins are encoded in a genomic region of Oncorhynchus kisutch isolate 150728-3 linkage group LG4, Okis_V2, whole genome shotgun sequence:
- the LOC109889194 gene encoding tax1-binding protein 3: MSFIPGQPVTAVVQRIEICKLRQGEHLILGFSIGGGIDQDPGQNPFSEDKSDKGIYVTRVTPGGPAEVAGLMMGDKVMQVNGWDMTMVTHDQARKRLTKKNEDIVRLLVTRKSLEQAVRHSMM, from the exons ATGTCTTTCATCCCAGGACAACCAGTTACTGCTGTTGTG CAACGAATTGAAATCTGCAAACTTCGCCAGGGTGAACATTTGATCCTGGGTTTCAGCATTGGAGGGGGAATAGACCAAGACCCTGGTCAGAACCCCTTCTCTGAAGACAAGTCCGACAAG GGCATCTATGTGACACGGGTGACACCAGGGGGACCAGCAGAAGTTGCGGGCTTGATGATGGGAGACAAAGTAATGCAG GTAAATGGATGGGATATGACCATGGTGACACACGACCAGGCACGCAAACGGCTGACGAAGAAGAATGAAGACATTGTGCGGCTACTGGTGACCAGGAAATCGCTGGAGCAGGCTGTCAGACATTCTATGATGTAA